One region of Wyeomyia smithii strain HCP4-BCI-WySm-NY-G18 chromosome 3, ASM2978416v1, whole genome shotgun sequence genomic DNA includes:
- the LOC129730820 gene encoding uncharacterized protein LOC129730820: MILKMTTENLSRKTLIDFFWKRMRQDVGLVPPHLENILNMEGLSGSSSLGEMTMAEITSIGKVMRDRGVVRVRHETSSDTSKSMRDFFRDYEKTPDLFTFSVGDKLVLRSIMSAVKLNGICRYIPISNQAVKTSSLDENDERDTLITRIKQQLSKWPLDNQRNRDLFDSIGDLGICCERGTGGRVIAWVTCMIGGRSKDRSSKIAVKELKVIREPTRSWPVNNLLVHFDKHVNSTEKQLHRKRKTKFDREACDQGIATSSDNFEQQKNITIFGVDESDLQCQICTESDCAPVDSNMQRGIPQTFHIDPFEMSNREQPDTPPLDYSAEEYYENGINVGQSAMATSADQHHGTVLLKLFSMFQRTVMN, translated from the exons atgattttaaaaatgACTACAGAAAACTTATCACGAAAAACCCTAATT gattttttttggaaacgaATGCGACAGGATGTGGGTCTGGTTCCACCGCATctcgaaaatattttgaatatggAAGGTTTATCCGGCAGCAGCAGTCTTGGAGAGATGACAATGGCTGAAATTACTAGCATTGGAAAAGTAATGCGAGATCGTGGTGTTGTACGTGTACGCCATGAAACATCCAGCGACACTTCAAAAAGCATGCGCGACTTCTTTCGCGATTACGAGAAAACGCCAGATCTATTCACTTTTTCTGTCGGTGATAAATTAGTTCTTCGTTCTATAATGTCAGCCGTGAAGTTAAACGGTATATGTAGATACATTCCGATTTCAAATCAGGCAGTAAAAACATCATCGTTAGATGAAAATGACGAAAGAGATACCCTTATTACACGCATTAAGCAACAGCTTTCGAAATG GCCTCTGGACAATCAGCGTAATCGGGATCTGTTCGATTCTATTGGTGACCTTGGCATTTGCTGTGAACGTGGTACAGGAGGGCGAGTGATTGCATGGGTTACATGCATGATTGGCGGGCGCTCTAAAGACCGTTCTTCGAAAATTGCTGTCAAAGAGCTCAAGGTTATACGGGAGCCTACTCGGAGTTGGCCTGTGAACAACCTTCTTGTCCATTTCGACAAGCATGTGAATTCAACAGAAAAGCAACTTCACCGCAAAAGAAAAACGAAGTTTGATCGAGAGGCCTGCGACCAAGGCATTGCCACCAGCAGTGATAATTTCGAGCAGCAGAAAAACATAACAATTTTCGGAGTTGATGAATCAGACTTACAATGCCAGATATGCACAGAAAGTGATTGTGCACCGGTTGATTCCAATATGCAACGAGGCATACCTCAGACATTTCACATTGACCCATTTGAAATGTCAAACCGAGAGCAGCCTGACACGCCGCCACTTGACTATTCAGCAGAAGAGTATTACGAAAACGGCATTAACGTTGGCCAATCGGCTATGGCGACATCAGCGGATCAGCATCATGGCACAGTCTTATTGAAACTGttttcgatgtttcaacggaCTGTGATGAATTGA
- the LOC129730821 gene encoding uncharacterized protein LOC129730821: MTVKSIQRHLKKDTIDVVEGVINVKGLKSYLERNGYPLIVALCEDATKITSNVEYNYLTDSLRGLVAPLNSNGLPTPNLFAASSPHVIINAIHKYPVGSYAYVQLALPLAINAAPYVLFHTCSDNRFEAADVLNRWTYTESILNQHGINVISNTSDGDPRLLKAMKIRAGLDNEITTSTFSPWFIVHNKPEVPMNVQDMVHIVNKFRNRFLNKEMQIGKLFKCEQNIENKFSCFIADIDLKDKMKLDPTLKMIKEKLINHLEANVQDSKETVLFLKIMRLMFRSYVDEDLSLLERVHAIWTANFIVRNWRNWCKKHIKILNF; this comes from the exons ATGACAGTTAAGAGCATTCAACGACATTTGAAGAAGGATACTATCGATGTTGTAGAAGGTGTCATCAACGTGAAAGGACTCAAATCATATCTTGAGCGCAACGGATATCCGCTGATTGTAGCACTTTGTGAAGATGCTACCAAAATTACAAGCAACGTGGAATACAACTATCTTACCGACAGCTTACGTGGATTAGTCGCTCCATTAAATTCTAATGGTCTTCCTACTCCCAATCTATTTGCCGCCAGTTCTCCACATGTAATAATCAACGCAATTCATAAATACCCTGTTGGAAGCTATGCTTATGTTCAGCTAGCCTTACCGCTTGCTATAAACGCTGCACCGTATGTTCTTTTCCATACCTGTTCTGATAACAGATTCGAAGCAGCTGACGTGTTAAATCGTTGGACTTACACTGAAAGCATTCTTAATCAGCATGGAATAAACGTGATCTCAAATACATCTGATGGAGATCCACGGTTGCTTAAAGCCATGAAAATTCGAGCAGGCTTAGATAATGAAATTACGACATCCACCTTCAGCCCATGGTTCATAGTTCACAATAAACCCGAAGTACCAATGAATGTACAAGATATGGTACATATTGTAAACAAATTTCGGAATCGATTTCTAAACAAAGAAATGCaaattggaaaattgtttaaatgtgaacagaacattgaaaataaattctcTTGTTTTATCGCAG ATATCGATCTTAAAGATAAAATGAAGCTCGATCCCACTCTCAAAATGATTAAAGAGAAATTGATAAATCATCTGGAGGCTAATGTTCAGGACAGTAAAGAAACAGTTTTGTTCCTAAAAATTATGCGGCTCATGTTCAGATCTTACGTAGATGAGGACCTTTCACTTTTAGAGAGGGTGCATGCAATATG GACCGCTAATTTTATAGTTCGTAACTGGCGCAATTGGTgtaaaaaacacataaaaatattaaatttttaa